DNA sequence from the Streptomyces canus genome:
ACCCTGGCCGCGACCACCCCGTCCCCGTTCGGCCCGCAGCGCCACGGCCGCCCCTTCGAGGCCCCCGACAAGGACGAGACCCCCGACAGCGAGGGCACCCCGGCCACCCGTATCGACCTCGAGGGCCTCGCCGACCGGATCGTGCCCTTCCCGGTGGAGGCCGGCCGCTACTCCAACCTCCGCGCGGCCAAGGACGGCGTGCTGTGGCTCCGGCACCCCGTCCAGGGCGTCCTCGGCTCCTCCCGGGCCACCCCGGACGACCCCGACCCCAAGACCGACCTCCAGCGCTACGACCTCGCCCAGCAGCGGCTCGAGCACCTCGCCGCCGACGCCGACCACTTCGCCGTCAGCGGCGACGGCAAGCGGGTCCTGCTGTGGACCGACGGCCGCCTGAAGGTCGTACCGAGCGACCGCCGCGCCTCGAACGACGACGACAGCGACACGAACATCTCCGTCGACCTCGGCCGCATCCGCCAGACCGTCGACCCGTCGGCCGAGTGGCGCCAGATGTACGCGGAGACCGGCCGCATCATGCGCGACCACTTCTGGCGCCCGGACATGAGCGGTGTCGACTGGAACGGCGTGCTCGACCGCTACCGCCCCGTCCTGGACCGTCTGGCCACCCACGACGACCTCGTCGACCTCCTCTGGGAGGTCCACGGCGAACTCGGCACCTCCCACGCCTACGTCACCCCCCGCGGCGGCCACGGCCACGGCCCACGCCAGGGCCTGCTCGGCGCCGACATCTCCCGCCACGAGGACGGCCCCCACGGGTCGGCACAGTGGCGTATCGACCGCATCCTGCCGACCGAGACCTCCGACCCCGACGCCCGCTCCCCGCTCGCCGCACCCGGCGTCGCGGTCCGCGCCGGGGACGCGATCGTCGCGGTCGGCGGTCACCCCGTCGACCCGGTCACGGGCCCCGGTCCCCTCCTGGTCGGCACGGCGGGCAAACCGACCGAGCTCACCATCTCCCCGTCCGGCGGCGGCGAACTGCGGCACGCGGTCGTCGTACCGATCTCCGACGAGGAACCCCTGCGTTACCACGCCTGGGTCGCCGACCGCCGCGCCTACGTCCACGAGAAGTCCGGCGGACGGCTGGGGTACTTGCACGTCCCGGACATGCAGGCCCCCGGCTGGGCCCAGATCCACCGCGACCTGCGGGTCGAGGTGGCCCGCGAGGGGCTCGTGGTCGACGTCCGGGAGAACCGCGGCGGCCACACCTCCCAGCTGGTCGTCGAGAAGCTGGCCCGCCGGATCGTCGGCTGGGCGTTGCCGCGCGGAATGCGCGCCTACAGCTACCCGAGGGACGCGCCGCGCGGTCCCGTCGTGGCGGTGGCGAACGAGTTCTCGGGATCCGACGGCGACATCGTCAACGCGGCGATCAAGGCGCTGGGCATCGGCCCGGTGGTGGGAACGCGCACGTGGGGCGGGGTCATCGGCATCGACAGCCGCTACCGCCTGGTCGACGGCACGCTGATCACCCAGCCCAAGTACGCGTTCTGGCTGGAGGGTTACGAGTGGGGCGTGGAGAACCACGGGGTCGACCCCGACGTGGAGGTCGTGCAGAGGCCGCAGGACTACGCGGCGGGCAGGGACACGCAGCTGGACGCCGCGGTGCGGATCGCCCTGGAGGCATTGGACAGCAGTCCTGCCAAGATTCCGCCGACCCTGCCTGACTAAGATGCCCCCCGAGATCCGAGGCGAAAGGAACACCATGCCAGGGGAACCCCAGGGCGACTGCCTGTTCTGCAAGATCGTCGAAGGCCACATCCCGGCGACGATCATCCGGGAGACGGACACCACCATCGCCTTCCGGGACATCAACCCCCAGGCCCCCACCCACGTCCTGGTGATCCCCAAGGCCCACTACGAGACTGCGGCGGTGCTCGCCGCCGCCGCGCCCGAGCTGGCCGCCGACGTCCTCCGCGAGACCCAGGCCGTCGCCGACGACGAGAAGCTGGAGAGCTACCGCACGGTCTTCAACACCGGCAGCGGCGCCGGCCAGACCGTCTGGCACGCCCACGCCCACGTGATCGGCGGCCGCGGCCTGCACTGGCCCCCCGGATAACCCACCGTGTCCGTACGTGAACTGGTCGTCCTCGGCACCGCCAGCCAGGTCCCCACAAGGCACCGCAACCACAACGGCTATCTGCTGCGGTGGGACGGCGAGGGCATCCTCTTCGACCCCGGCGAGGGCACCCAGCGTCAGATGCTGCGCGCCGGGGTCGCCGCCCACGACCTCAACCGGATTTGTGTCACCCACTTCCACGGCGACCACTCCCTCGGCCTCGCGGGCGTGATCCAGCGCATCAACCTGGACCGGGTCCCGCACGAGGTCACCGCCCACTACCCGAAGTCGGGGCAGCGTTTCTTCGACCGGCTGCGGTACGCGACGGCGTACCGGGAGACCGTCCGGCTCACCGAGGCACCGGTCGCCGAGGACGGGGTCATCGCGCGCACCGGCGGCTACACCCTCCAGGCCCGCAAGCTCTCCCATCCCGTCGAGTCCTACGGCTATCTCCTCACGGAAGCCGACGGTCGCCGCATGCTCCCCGACCGCCTCGCCGCGTACGGCATCAAGGGGCCCGACGTCGGACGGATCCAGAGGGAAGGCTCCCTCAACGGCATCTCCCTCGACGACGTCAGTGAGGTTCGCCGGGGCCAGCGGTTCGCGTTCGTCATGGACACCCGCCTCTGCGACGGCGTCCACGCCCTCGCGGCCGGCTGCAACCTGCTCGTCATCGAGTCGACCTTCCTCGACGAGGACGAGCAACTCGCCGTGGAGCACGGCCATCTGACCGCCGGTCAGGCCGCGAGGGTGGCCCGCGACGCCGGCGTACGGCATCTCGTGCTCACGCACTTCAGTCAGCGGTACTCCGAACCGGAGGAGTTCGAGCGGCAGGCGCGGGCGGCCGGCTACGAGGGCGAGCTGACCGTGGCCCACGACCTCCTGCGGGTCCCGGTTCCGAAACGGCGATAAAGCGGCCGTACGATGCTCCGATGTCCCTCCCCAAAGCTGAACTGCACCTGCACATCGAAGGCACCCTGGAGCCGGAGCTGGCTTTCGAGCTGGCCGCGCGCAACGGCGTCGAGCTGCCGTACGCCGACACGGACACGCTCCGCAAGGCGTACCGGTTCGAGGACCTCCAGTCCTTTCTGAACCTGTACTACGAGCTCATGGCCGTCCTGCGCACCGAGCGGGACTTCGAGGACCTGGCGAACGCCTATCTCGCCCGGGCCGCGGCGCAGGGGGTGCGGCACGCGGAGATCTTCTTCGACCCGCAGGCGCACCTCGCGCGGGGCGTGGAGATGGGGACGGTCGTGGAGGGGCTGGGGCGGGCGCTGGCCCACAGCGAGGCCGTGCACGGTGTCTCCACGCAGCTGATCATGTGCTTCCTGCGGGACGAGTCCGCGCAGTCCGCGCTCGAGACCCTCGAGGCCGCCAAGCCGTATCTCGACCGGATCGTCGGTGTGGGGCTCGACTCCGCCGAGGTGGGGCATCCTCCGGTGAAGTTCCGCGAGGTGTACGAGGCCGCGGCGGAGCTGGGACTGCGGCGGGTGGCTCACGCCGGGGAGGAGGGGCCGCCGGAGTACATCGTCGAGGCGCTGGACGTGCTCGGGGTGGAGCGAATAGACCATGGGCTGCGGTGCATGGAGTCTGAGGAGCTGGTCGCGCGGCTGGTGCGGGACCGGGTTCCGCTGACCCTGTGCCCGTTGTCCAACGTGCGGCTTCGTACGGTCGATGTGCTCGCCGACCATCCGTTGCCGGCGATGCTGGACGCCGGGTTGCTCTGCACGGTGAACTCCGACGACCCGGCGTACTTCGGGGGGTATGCGGGGGACAACTTCGACGCGGTGCGCTCGGCGCTGGGCCTGGGCGAGGAACGGTTGCGGGAGCTGGCCCGCAACTCCTTCCTCGCGTCCTTCCTGGAGCACGATGAGGAGCTGCGGGCCCGGTACCTTGCGGAAGTTGACGCGTACGAGTTCTGAGGTGGCACCGGCGGCACCTATGCGGCCGTTGCCTTGTCGTACGCCTGGGTCTCCACCGGGATCTGCACCACCGGCAGCGTGCGCCTGCCCGCACCCGTCGCCACCGCCGTCATCGGTACGGCGATCAGCAGCAGGCCGACGGCCAGGACCGTCCCCATCGCCGGGAAGCCGGCCTGTGTGGCCAGCAGGCTGCCGGTCAGCGGGCCCGCTGCCGTGCCCAGAGAGGACGCCGAGCCGACCAGGACCGCCCAGCGGCCGCGGGGGTCCAGGGAGGCGGCCAGGCCGATGACGTACGACAGGACGATCGGGTAGAGCGTGTTCCACGCGATCTCGCCGGACGCGAAGGACGTCAGGTCGGTCGCCGAGGCACTGAGGGTGATGCAGGCGGCGATGAGGACGGTGCCGCCGCCGATGGGGAGCGCGCGGCCGAGGCGCGGGCCCAGGGCGCCCGCGCCGACGACGCCCAGCAGGCCCGCGCCGAGGGCGATCGCGAAGACCGCGCCGACCGTCGCCTCGGAGAGGTGGGCCTGGGTGAGGCCGATGCGGCCGCTGACGCCCCAGAGGGCGTTCTGGGCGAGGGACCAGCAGAGCAGGGTGCCGGCGAGGAGGAGGCCGGCCCGGGGGCGGGGGAGCGGGGCACGCGTCTCCTGGCTTCGGGCGGGGGCCGTGGCGAGGGGGAGACGGCCCGTCAGGGGCCAGACCGCCAGCGCGGTGAGGGCGATCGCGGCCAACGGCCGGCCGTGACCGGGGCCCAGGTGGGGGACGGTCAGGTACACGGCGCCCGCGAGTGCGGAGACGCAGAGGAGGCCGACCGTCGTGGTGCGGTGCGGGTCCGGCTGGGCGGCGATGCCGGTGGCGGCCACCGCCGTCGACGTACCGGATCCGAAGCCGCCGATCAGCGCGCCCACGACGACGGCCGGGACGGCGTGGGCGAGGGCGGCGCCGCCGTAGCCGAGGACGGCGAGGGTGAGGCCGATGCGGGCGAGGGTGCGGGGGCCGACGCGGTCGACGCGGGAGGCGAGCAGGAAGCCTGCCGCCGCCGAACTCAGCAGCAGCGCGCTGCCGACGGCACCCGCCTCGGTGGCGGTGAGCGGAAGCCCCGAGTCCAGCCTGCCGACCGTGGTCGGGAGGAGGTAGGGGGCGAGGTACCCGGCCGTGAAAAGGGCAACGAGGGGCCAGGGCAGGGTGGTGCGGGCGGACACGGGCGTTCCCAGGGCATGCGAAAGAAGCGGCTCGAAAAGGGGGGTGGCGCAGGCCGTCGACGGACAGGAACGCGCGAAGAATTTGTATCAAGCACGCGGTTGCGGAAGAAGCCCGGGCTGCGTGATGTGGCTCACGTTTCGTTTGGGGCGAGGGAAGTCGGGTAGACAAGCGCGCTTCACTGCCCGCCTAACGCCAACCGGGGGCGCCCCCCGCGCCCGGTGCCGTCGCCTCGATCTTGACTCTGATCTCGCGCATCACCGCGATGATCTGCTGCTCGTGGTCCGGCGTCAGACGGGCGACCGGGACCGAGCAGCTGATGGCGTCCTGCGCGGGGGAGTCGTAGCGCAGACAGAACCCGAAGCCGACGATGCCGAGGACGCCCTCCTCGCGGTCGATCGAGTAGCCGCGTGCGCGAACCTCGGCGAGGTCCGCCAGCAGGGACTCGCGAGTGGTGTGGGAGTTCGGGGTGAGTGCCTCGTACGGCCCCTCGGGGAGCCTCTCGTCGGGCCACTCGGCCAGCAGTGCCTTGCCCAGCGCGCCGACGTGCGCGGGCAGCCGGCGGCCGACCCTGCTGATCGTCCGCAGGTACTCGTGCGACTCGCGCGTCGCCAGATAGGCCACGTCCCGGCCGTCGAGCCGGCCCATGTGGATCGTCTCGCCCAGCGCCTGGGACGCCTCGTCGAGATACGGCCGTACGACCCGCACGCGTGGGTCGGAGTCCAGATAGCTGGTGCCGGTGAGCAGGGCGTGGATGCCGATGCCGTAGAGCGAGCCGGTGATGTCGGTGCGGACCCAGCCGCGCGAGATCAGGGTCTGGAGCAGCGCGTACATCGAACTGCGCGGCACCGCCAGCGCGTCCGCGAGCTCCTGGAGCCGTGCCGGGCGGTCGCCGCGCGCGGCCAGCAGTTCGAGGAGCTCGACGGTGCGGGCCGCCGACTTCACCTCGCGGACGCCACCTGTCTCTGACATGCGCCGATGGTAATCGGCCCGCCAAACCCCGCGCCGACCCATTGACGGACCCGATTCGCCTATCTAATCTCCATCTCCATACGTAGATTTCGTCTACATGGGGAGATGAGCGAGGGTGACCCTCGACCTGGACACGGCCCGACGACTGCGGGACGGCATGGCACGCGGTGTGCTGTCGTTCCCGCTCACGAGCTTCCACGACGACGGCACCCTCGACCCGGACGGCTTCCGCACGCATGTCGCCGCCCAGATCGCCACCGGCCCCGGCGCGCTCTTCCCGGCCTGCGGCACCGGTGAGTTCTTCTCGCTGGACGAGGACGAGTACCGGCAGGTCGTCACCATCGCGGTCGAGGAGGCCGGCGGCCGGCTGCCCGTCGTCGCCGGCATCGGCTACGGCTGGGCGCAGGCCGTTCGTTTCGCCCGGATCGCCGAGGAGGCGGGCGCGGACGCGCTGCTGGTCCTCCCGCACTACCTGGTCGCCGCCCCGCAGGACGGTCTGGTCGCGCAGCTGGAGCAGATCGCGGTGCGGACGCGGCTGCCGCTCATCGCCTACCAGCGCGGCCAAGTCGCCTTCGGCATGGACGCGTTCAGGCGGGTCGCCGAGATCCCCGGTGTCATCGGCCTCAAGGACGGACACAGCGACCTCGACCGGCTCCAGCGCCTCACGCTCGCCGCCCCCGAAGGCTTCCTGTTCTTCAACGGCGCCTCCACCGCCGAGATCCAGGCCCGCGCCTACACCACCGTCAACGTCCCCGCCTACTCCTCGGCCGTCCACGCCTTCGCCCCCGAGATCGCGAACGCCTTCTTCACCGCCCTGCGCGACGGTGACGAGGGCGACGGCACGGTCGGGAAACTGCTGCGCGACTTCTACGTTCCGCTCGTCGAACTCCGCGACCGCGTACCCGGATACGCCGTCTCGCTGGTGAAGGCGGCGGCACGGCTGCGGGGGCGCCCGGTCGGGCCCGTGCGCGCGCCGCTCACCGATCCGTCGGCCGCCGACCTGGCGGACCTCGAGCGGCTGCTGGCCTCCGGACTCGACCTCGTAGGAGCCGACCTGTGAACCTCACGATCACCGACGTCCGCCTCACACCGATCCTCGTCGCCGATCCGCCCCTGCTGAACACGCAGGGCGTCCACCAGCCGTACACCCCCCGGCTGATCGTCGAGGTCGAGACCGCCGACGGGGTCACCGGGGTCGGGGAGACGTACGGCGACACCAAGTACCTGGAGCTGGCAAGGCCGTTCGCATCGAAGCTGATCGGACGTCAGGTGGGTGACCTGAACGGGCTGTTCACCGTCGCGGATCAGGTGACCGTCGATTCCTCCCGGGTCTCCGGACAGGTCGACGTCGGCGGGTTGCGAGGGGTGCAGACGGCCGACAAGCTGCGGCTGTCCGTGGTCTCCGGGTTCGAGGTCGCCTGCCTCGACGCGCTGGGCAAGGCCCTCGGGCTGCCGGTGCACGCCCTGCTTGGGGGCAAGGTGCGCGACGCGGTCGAGTACAGCGCGTATCTGTTCTACAAGTGGGCCTCTCACCCTGAGGGCGTCGCCTCCGAGAAGGACGACTGGGGGGCGGCTGTCGACCCCGCGGGGGTGGTGGAGCAGGCCCGGTTGTTCACGGAGCGCTATGGCTTCACGTCCTTCAAGCTCAAGGGCGGGGTGTTCCCGCCGGACGAGGAGATCGCGGCGGTCAGGGCGCTGGCCGAGGCGTTTCCCGGGCACCCGTTGCGGCTCGATCCCAACGGGGCCTGGAGCGTGTCGACTTCGCTGAAGGTGGCCGCGGAGCTCGGCGATGTCCTGGAGTATCTGGAGGATCCCGCGCTGGGGACGGCGGCCATGGCCGAGGTCTCCGCCGGGACCGATGTCCCGCTGGCCACCAACATGTGTGTGACGACCTTCGCGGAGATCAAGGAGGCGTTCGCCCGGGACGCGGTTCAGGTGGTGCTCTCGGATCACCACTACTGGGGCGGGCTGCGGAACACCCAACAACTCGCCGCGATCTGCCGGACGTTCGGGGTGGGAGTGTCCATGCACTCCAACACGCATCTGGGGATCTCGCTCGCCGCGATGACGCATGTCGCGTCCACCGTGCCCAACCTTCACCACGCCTGTGACTCGCACTATCCATGGCAGTCGGAGGACGTGCTCAGCGAGCGGCTGACGTTCGAGGGCGGGGCCGTGAAGGTCTCCGACGCGCCCGGCCTCGGTGTCGAACTCGACCGGGAGAAGGTGGAGTTCCTGCATCGGCGGTGGCTCGATGACGACGGTTCGCTGCGGGAGCGGGACGACGCCGCGGCCATGCGGGTGGCCGAGCCGGGGTGGGTC
Encoded proteins:
- a CDS encoding S41 family peptidase, with translation MTQPATSAYLRFPHLQGELVAFTAEDDVWLAPLDGGRAWRVSADNVPVTHPRISPDGTTVAWTSARDGAPEVHIAPVDGGPSRRLTHWGSARTQVRGWTPEGEVLAITTHGQASLRRSWAHTVPLDGGPGTTLPYGPVGQVAYGPATVILSAPMGREAAWWKRYRGGTAGKLWIDPEGDGAFVRLHEELDGNLEYPVWAGDRIAFLSDHEGTGAVYSSLADGSDLRRHTPLDGYYARHAAGDGTRVVYTSAGELWILDDLDGAEPRRLEVRLGGQRADRQPFPVDASRWFGSAAPDHTARGSAVAVRGAVHWVTHRSGPARALAAEPGVRARLPRTFRTEGEEWVVWVTDAEGDDALEFAPATGLAPGATPRRLAAGQLGRVLGLAMAPDGSRAAVAAHDGRVLLVERETGEVREVDRSEDGDVRGLTFSPDSAWLAWSHPGPAPLCQLRLANTTDLSVTEATPLRFQDYAPAFTLDGKHLAFLSNRSFDPVYDEHVFDLAFVVGDRPHLITLAATTPSPFGPQRHGRPFEAPDKDETPDSEGTPATRIDLEGLADRIVPFPVEAGRYSNLRAAKDGVLWLRHPVQGVLGSSRATPDDPDPKTDLQRYDLAQQRLEHLAADADHFAVSGDGKRVLLWTDGRLKVVPSDRRASNDDDSDTNISVDLGRIRQTVDPSAEWRQMYAETGRIMRDHFWRPDMSGVDWNGVLDRYRPVLDRLATHDDLVDLLWEVHGELGTSHAYVTPRGGHGHGPRQGLLGADISRHEDGPHGSAQWRIDRILPTETSDPDARSPLAAPGVAVRAGDAIVAVGGHPVDPVTGPGPLLVGTAGKPTELTISPSGGGELRHAVVVPISDEEPLRYHAWVADRRAYVHEKSGGRLGYLHVPDMQAPGWAQIHRDLRVEVAREGLVVDVRENRGGHTSQLVVEKLARRIVGWALPRGMRAYSYPRDAPRGPVVAVANEFSGSDGDIVNAAIKALGIGPVVGTRTWGGVIGIDSRYRLVDGTLITQPKYAFWLEGYEWGVENHGVDPDVEVVQRPQDYAAGRDTQLDAAVRIALEALDSSPAKIPPTLPD
- a CDS encoding histidine triad nucleotide-binding protein; translation: MPGEPQGDCLFCKIVEGHIPATIIRETDTTIAFRDINPQAPTHVLVIPKAHYETAAVLAAAAPELAADVLRETQAVADDEKLESYRTVFNTGSGAGQTVWHAHAHVIGGRGLHWPPG
- a CDS encoding ribonuclease Z; the protein is MSVRELVVLGTASQVPTRHRNHNGYLLRWDGEGILFDPGEGTQRQMLRAGVAAHDLNRICVTHFHGDHSLGLAGVIQRINLDRVPHEVTAHYPKSGQRFFDRLRYATAYRETVRLTEAPVAEDGVIARTGGYTLQARKLSHPVESYGYLLTEADGRRMLPDRLAAYGIKGPDVGRIQREGSLNGISLDDVSEVRRGQRFAFVMDTRLCDGVHALAAGCNLLVIESTFLDEDEQLAVEHGHLTAGQAARVARDAGVRHLVLTHFSQRYSEPEEFERQARAAGYEGELTVAHDLLRVPVPKRR
- a CDS encoding adenosine deaminase translates to MSLPKAELHLHIEGTLEPELAFELAARNGVELPYADTDTLRKAYRFEDLQSFLNLYYELMAVLRTERDFEDLANAYLARAAAQGVRHAEIFFDPQAHLARGVEMGTVVEGLGRALAHSEAVHGVSTQLIMCFLRDESAQSALETLEAAKPYLDRIVGVGLDSAEVGHPPVKFREVYEAAAELGLRRVAHAGEEGPPEYIVEALDVLGVERIDHGLRCMESEELVARLVRDRVPLTLCPLSNVRLRTVDVLADHPLPAMLDAGLLCTVNSDDPAYFGGYAGDNFDAVRSALGLGEERLRELARNSFLASFLEHDEELRARYLAEVDAYEF
- a CDS encoding MFS transporter, with product MSARTTLPWPLVALFTAGYLAPYLLPTTVGRLDSGLPLTATEAGAVGSALLLSSAAAGFLLASRVDRVGPRTLARIGLTLAVLGYGGAALAHAVPAVVVGALIGGFGSGTSTAVAATGIAAQPDPHRTTTVGLLCVSALAGAVYLTVPHLGPGHGRPLAAIALTALAVWPLTGRLPLATAPARSQETRAPLPRPRAGLLLAGTLLCWSLAQNALWGVSGRIGLTQAHLSEATVGAVFAIALGAGLLGVVGAGALGPRLGRALPIGGGTVLIAACITLSASATDLTSFASGEIAWNTLYPIVLSYVIGLAASLDPRGRWAVLVGSASSLGTAAGPLTGSLLATQAGFPAMGTVLAVGLLLIAVPMTAVATGAGRRTLPVVQIPVETQAYDKATAA
- a CDS encoding IclR family transcriptional regulator, with amino-acid sequence MSETGGVREVKSAARTVELLELLAARGDRPARLQELADALAVPRSSMYALLQTLISRGWVRTDITGSLYGIGIHALLTGTSYLDSDPRVRVVRPYLDEASQALGETIHMGRLDGRDVAYLATRESHEYLRTISRVGRRLPAHVGALGKALLAEWPDERLPEGPYEALTPNSHTTRESLLADLAEVRARGYSIDREEGVLGIVGFGFCLRYDSPAQDAISCSVPVARLTPDHEQQIIAVMREIRVKIEATAPGAGGAPGWR
- a CDS encoding 5-dehydro-4-deoxyglucarate dehydratase — encoded protein: MTLDLDTARRLRDGMARGVLSFPLTSFHDDGTLDPDGFRTHVAAQIATGPGALFPACGTGEFFSLDEDEYRQVVTIAVEEAGGRLPVVAGIGYGWAQAVRFARIAEEAGADALLVLPHYLVAAPQDGLVAQLEQIAVRTRLPLIAYQRGQVAFGMDAFRRVAEIPGVIGLKDGHSDLDRLQRLTLAAPEGFLFFNGASTAEIQARAYTTVNVPAYSSAVHAFAPEIANAFFTALRDGDEGDGTVGKLLRDFYVPLVELRDRVPGYAVSLVKAAARLRGRPVGPVRAPLTDPSAADLADLERLLASGLDLVGADL
- a CDS encoding glucarate dehydratase family protein, which codes for MNLTITDVRLTPILVADPPLLNTQGVHQPYTPRLIVEVETADGVTGVGETYGDTKYLELARPFASKLIGRQVGDLNGLFTVADQVTVDSSRVSGQVDVGGLRGVQTADKLRLSVVSGFEVACLDALGKALGLPVHALLGGKVRDAVEYSAYLFYKWASHPEGVASEKDDWGAAVDPAGVVEQARLFTERYGFTSFKLKGGVFPPDEEIAAVRALAEAFPGHPLRLDPNGAWSVSTSLKVAAELGDVLEYLEDPALGTAAMAEVSAGTDVPLATNMCVTTFAEIKEAFARDAVQVVLSDHHYWGGLRNTQQLAAICRTFGVGVSMHSNTHLGISLAAMTHVASTVPNLHHACDSHYPWQSEDVLSERLTFEGGAVKVSDAPGLGVELDREKVEFLHRRWLDDDGSLRERDDAAAMRVAEPGWVTPVVPRW